From Pararhizobium sp. A13:
AGAAGGATCGGTCGGACGGATCTGTCCGTTACCGAATACAGTTTCGGCACCGCGCCGCTGGGCGGGATGTACCGCGCCTGCCCGCGCGAGACGGCCATGGAAACGCTCGCCGCGGCCTGGGATACGGGCCTGCGGTTTTTCGATACGGCACCCTGGTATGGGTTTGGCCTGGCCGAAAGACGGGTCGGGGATTTCCTGCGGGACAAGCCCAAGGGCAGTTATGTGCTGTCGACGAAAGTCGGCCGCGTGCAGCGCCCAGTGGCAGATGACAAGGTGCCGAGCTACGGTTTCGTCAATCCGCTGCCGTTCGACACCGATTACGATTATTCCTACGACGGGATCATGCGGTCGGTCGATTTCAGTTATGCCCGGCTTGGCCTGAACCGCATCGATGTCCTCTTCGTCCATGACATCGGGGTCTACACGCATGGCGCCGAGCGCAACCGTGTCTATCTGCGCCAACTGTTCGACGGCGGCCTCAGAGCGCTGGAGGAGCTGAAATCGAGCGGCGCCATTTCTGCCTATGGCCTGGGCGTCAATGAAGTGCCTGTCTGCCTGGATGTGATGCGAGAGGCGGATCTCGACTGCATCCTGCTTGCCGGGCGCTACACGCTTCTTGACCGCACCGCCACCGCCGAGCTTTTGCCTCTCTGCGAGAAAAAGAAAACCTCGCTGGTGGTTGGCGGCGTTTTCAATTCGGGTATTCTGGCGACGGGTCCGGTGGAGGGATCGCATTTCGACTATATGCCGGCAAACCGGGAGGTTCTGGACAAGGTGGGTGCGCTGGAGAGGATCGCCCAGTCGCAAGGGCTGCCGCTTGCGGCACCCGCCATCCAGTTTCCTCTACAGAATCCGGTCGTTGCCTCCGTCCTGCTCGGAACGGCAAAACCATCGAGCCTGACGCGCAATATGGAATTGACGGAACGGCGCCTGCAGCCGGACGACTTCGCGCCTTACGACGCCTATACGCTGGTCGCGCCCGAATTGGGAACAGAAGCCGTTCGCGTTTAGCCGGATCACGAAGGGGAAAGCGGAATGCTGAAGGGAATACATCCATTGCTCGGACCGGATCTTCTGCATGCGATCCGCACAATGGGCCATGGCGACGAGATCGTGGTTGGCGACGCCAATTTTCCGGCCAGCAGCATTGGGCCGAAGGTCGTGAGGGCCGATGGGGTCGACGCCTTGAGCATCACGGAGGCGATCCTTGCCCATATGCCGCTCGATACCTTCGCCGCCGAATCCGCCTGGCGGATGGAAGTCGTCGGCGATCCGGCGGCAGAGCCGGAAGTCTGCGTCGAATTCCAGAAGCTGGTCCACAAGCTCGCCGGTAATTTCAAGGTCGTGCCGATCGAACGTTTCGCTTTCTATGAGCGCGCGCGCAAGGCAGCCTATATCGTCGCGACCACGGAGTTTCGGCTTTATGGAAATATCATCCTGAAAAAGGGCGTCGTTCGCCCGGAAGAACTCTACCGGGTGTAGGGCCTGCACATACCCGGCCCATGGAGGTGGGACGGTCATCTTCGCGATGGAAAACAAAGGCTTGGCGTTGGGAGAAAATCAATGCGCAAGGACAGAGCCCGCCGCTTGCAATTTCGAAATTGCTGAGATAGCTTGCCTGCGTAAAATGTTTTTTATCGATAAAAGGTCGAACTGTTCGCGTCTTGCGGCTCGATCCGAGGAGAACTCAACAAGACGCTGTTGGAGGAGAACAACACCATGACCCTTATGAAGCATATCCTGACGCGCCGCGCCTTCACCAGCCTCGCTGGCGCAGCCGTGTTCGCGACCATGATGCCGATGACATCGTTCGCTCAGGACGTCACCATCCCGATCATCGTCAAGGATACGACGTCCTTCTACTGGCAGATCGTTCTGGCTGGCGCCCGCGCTGCCGGCAAGGATCTCGGCGTCAATGTGCCGGAACTCGGCGCGCAGGCCGAATCCGACATCAATGGCCAGATCAGCATTCTTGAAAACGCCGTTGCCGGCTCGCCGGCCGCCGTTGTCATCTCGCCGACGGAATTCAAGGCGCTTGGCAAGCCCATCGACGAAGCTGCCAAATCCGTGCCGATTATTGGGATCGACTCGGCCGCTGATTCCAAGGCCTTCAGCTCGTTCCTGACGACGGACAACACGCAGGGTGGCCGTATCGCCGCCGACGGCCTCGCTGCCGCAATCAAAGAAGCAACCGGAAAGGAAGAGGGCGAAATCGCCATCATCACCAACCTGCCGGGCGTCGGCTCGCTGGATCAGCGCCACAATGGCTTCATGGAACAGATCGCCGCGAAATATCCGGGCCTGAAGGTCGTCGCCGACAAATATGCCGACGGCCAGGCGACTACCGGCCTTAACATGATGACCGACCTGATCACGGCGAACCCGAACCTCGTCGGCGTCTTTGCTTCCAACCTGATCATGGCGCAGGGCGTTGGCCAGGCGATCGCTGAAAACAAGCTCGGCGACAAGATCAAGGTCATCGGCTTCGACAGCGATGAAAAGACGGTTGGCTTCCTCAAGGAAGGCGTGCTCGCCGGCCTCGTCGTCCAGGATCCCTATCGCATGGGCTACGACGGCGTCAAAACCGCGTTGGCCGTCTCCAAAGGCGAGAAGGTCGAGGCCAATGTCGATACCGGCGCCAACCTCGTGACCAAGGCCAACATGGCTGATCCGAAGATCGACGCCCTTCTGAACCCGAAGGTCAACTGATCCAAGACAGGGCGGCAGGACAATACCCGTTTGGGTCAACTGTCCTGCCGCCTGCTGCACAATGCGCTCTCGACCTGCTTCAGCCCGAAACATCGGTTTGAGGCAGGTTTTTGGATAGGGAGGAAAGCCGCCATGACAGGACTTTACGACGTCAGCCACCGGCACGAGGAGGGCGCGGCGACGGTTGCCAGGCATCCCGTTCCCAGGGGGCAGCCGATCCTGGAACTGCGCGGCCTGCAGAAGAAATACGGTGCCGTCGAGGCCTTGAAGCCGGCCAGCTTGACGTTCCTGTGCGGCGAAATCCACGCCATCGTCGGCGAAAACGGTGCCGGTAAGTCGACGCTGATCAAGCTTTTGACCGGTGTTATCCGGCGAACGTCCGGCGAGGTTTTCTGGTGCGGCGAACCCGTTCAGCTTTCGAATCCGACGGAAGCGATCGCACGCGGCATCAATGCCGTCCATCAGGAAGTCGTGCTCTGCCCGCATCTGAGTGTCGCCGCCAATATGTTCCTCGGTGACGAGATGAACAAGAACGGCCTGATGCGCAAGCGGGCCATGACCGATGCGGCGCAGGCCGTGCTCAACGATCTCGGCTTCAACCTTCCGGCGGCTGCCATTCTTTCCAGCCTGACGATCGGCCAGCAGCAGCTCGTTGCTACGGCGCGCGCTGCAATGCGTGGCACGCAGTTTCTGATTTTCGACGAGCCGACCGCCTATCTGACCCGCCAGGAATCGGCGCAGCTATTCCGGCTCATTCGCCGGCTTCAGGCCGAAGGCGTGACCATCGTCTATATCAGCCATCGCATGGAAGAAGTCTTCGAACTCGCCGATCGCGTTTCGGTCCTTCGCGACGGCACTCATGTTGGCACCCGCAAGATCAGCGAGACCAACGATGCCGAGCTGATCGCGCTGATGATCAACCGCACCATCGAACAGATCTACCACAAGGAAGCCCTGCCGATCGGCGCCACCATCGTCGAAACGCGCGGTCTTACCGGCCCCGGTTTCGAGGATGTCTCGCTGTCGGTGCGCGCGGGCGAAATCGTCGGCCTTTATGGTCTGATCGGTGCAGGTCGCAGCGAATTCGCGCTCGGGCTCTATGGCCGCCAGCCGGTGACATCGGGCGAAATTTACTGGGAAGGCAAGAAGGTCGAGATCCGCAACGAACGTCAGGCGATGGATCTCGGCATTGCGCTGGCGCCGGAAAGCCGCCGCGACCAGGGGCTCTGCCTCAATCTGCCGATCGGCCTCAACATCAACCTGCCGGTGTTCGACCGGCTGACGAGCGGTTTCACCATCAACCGTCGCCGCGAGATCGAAAACGCCGACCGGCAGATCAAGGACCTGAAGATCAAGACGCCGACGCGCCGGGTGCTGGCGTCCGCCATGTCCGGCGGCAACCAGCAAAAGATCGTCATCGGCAAGTGGCTCAGCCACGGCGCCAAGCTGTTCATTTTCGATGAGCCGACCGTTGGCGTCGACGTCGGCACCAAGGCGGAAATCTACCGATTGTTTGCCCGGCTGCTGGAGCAGGGGGCAGGCATCATCCTGATCTCGTCCTATCTGCCGGAGGTCTACGAGCTTGCCGACCGGCTGCATGTGTTCCGACAGGGAAAACTCGTGGCCAGCCACAGCTATCGCGGCGGCTCGCACGAGGACGTGCTGACCCAGGCGATCGGCGTTTGAGATCGTGAAAAGACCAGAAGAAAATATGCGTGGAGGAAAATCATGACCGTTGAAGCGACGACAGAAGCGGCACCAGTGCCGAAAAGGGGCATGAACATCCTGTTCGGCCTGACTTTGCTTGGCCTTCTCTTGTTCCTCTGGCTGGTTCTGGGCATCGCCACAAACAGCTTCTGGACCCCGAACAACATCAGCAACCTTTTGCGGCAGGGGGCGATGACAGCCATTCTCGCCGTCGGGCAGACCTTCGTCATCATCACCGCCGGCATCGACCTCTCCGTCGGTGCGGTGGTCGGTTTCGCCAGTGTCGCGGTCGCCTGGCTGCTCGCCGCTGGTGTGCCGCTCTGGCTGGCGATGATCATCACGCTGCTGATCGGCGTGCTGATCGGCGCGTTCCACGCTTTCGGCATCGTGCGCATGGGGCTTCCGGCGTTCATCATCACGCTGGCGACCTTGACGTCGCTGCGCGGCATCGGCCTTCTGATCACCAACGGTTCGACGATCTCGATCAGCAACGAGGCTTTCACGAATTTCTCGCGCGCCGATTTCCTCGGCGTTCCCAGCCTGTTCTGGATGGTTATCGTCGTCGCCATCCCCGCCTATGTCTTCCTTCACTTAAGCCGTTGGGGCCGCTATCTCTTCGCCGTCGGCTCCAACAGCGAAGCGGCGCGTCTCTCCGGCGTCAACGTCAACCGGACGATCTATCTTGCCTATATCCTCTCCTCCACTTGCGCTGCCTTTGTCGGCCTGCTGCTTGCCTCGCGCATCGGCATCGGCAACGCCACCCAGGCGGAAGGCTGGGAACTGCAGGCGATCGCTTCCTCAGTCATCGGCGGTACCAGCCTGTTCGGCGCGGTCGGTTCGGTGCAGGGCCCGCTGCTGGGCGCCTTCATCCTGGCGACGATCAACAACGGCGCCAACCTTCTGAACGTCAACTCGTTCTGGCAGCGCATCATTACCGGCGCGCTGATCATCGTCATCGTCTACTTCGACCAGCTGCGCCGCCGCGGCTCGCGCTGATCGTCTGCTCCCCCATCCGGCTGGTTCCGATCCGGCCGGATGCTCCTCGGAAGCCTGTTCCCAACCTGTTGCGGAAGATTACAAGGAACTGCCTGCCATGAAAGCGGCGATCTGCCTGGAGCCCGGGCGCCTCGACATCATTGACCGACCGGTATTGCCGGTGCCGCCGAAGGGCTGGGCACGGCTTGCAGTCAGCCATGTCGGCATTTGCGGAACCGATTATCATATCTTCGAAGGCAAGCATCCCTACCTCGAATATCCCCGCGTCATGGGTCACGAGATCTCTGCGCGAGTGATCGAATCCGGGCAAGGAGTTTCGCTGGAACCGGGAACCCCTGTTATCGTCAATCCCTATCTTTCCTGCGGAACCTGTGTCGCCTGCCGCAAGAACAAGCCGAATTGCTGCACGGCGATCAAGGTTCTCGGCGTGCACACCGACGGTGCCTTCTGCGAAGAGATCCTGGTGCCGCAGGGCAATCTTTATCCGGCTGGCGACCTGTCGTTGGAGGCGGCGGCGACCGTCGAGTTTTTGGCGATCGGCGCCCATGCCGTGCGCCGTTCGCTCGCTCCGGCCGGATCGCGGGCGCTGGTCATCGGGGCCGGACCCATCGGCCTTGGCACTGCATTGTTTTCGCGTATCGCCGGCCATGAGGTAACGCTGCTCGATGCGAGCGTTGAGCGGCTGGACATGGCAGCGGATCGGCTTGGATTTACGCACGGCATTCGTGCTGGTGACGGCGCCTTGGATGCGGTGCTGGCGGTGACAGGCGGTGATGGCTTCGATGTTGTCTTTGACGCCACCGGCTTCGGCGGTTCGATGGAAAAGTCCTTCGCCTTCGTCGCCCATGGCGGCTGCCTGGTCTTCGTCAGCGTCGTCAAAGACGACATCCGGTTCTCGGATCCGGAGTTCCACAAGCGCGAAATGATGCTGGTCGGCAGCCGCAATGCGACGCGCCAGGACTTCGAGCATGTCGCCGCCTCGATCCGCGCCGGTCGTGTGCCGGTCGAAGCGCTGATCACGCATCGCACGACGCTAAATGATGTGGTGAATGACCTGCCGCGCTGGGCACATGAGAAGGCAGGATTGATCAAAGCCGTGGTGCAGGTGTCGCCATGACGCGTATCGACGCGCATCAACACTATTGGACGCTGGGCCTAGGCCACAACGACTGGCCGCCGCCGGAGCTTGCGCCGATTTACCGGGATTTCACGCCGGATGATCTGATGCCGCATCTGGCGGCAGCGGGCATCACCAAAACCGTGCTCGTCCAGGCGGCACCCAACCTGGCGGAGACCGAGTTCCTGCTTGAATTGGCGCAGTGTGAAGAAACCGTCGCCGCCGTCGTTGGGTGGGTGGACGTGTGGTCGCCAACGGCGCGTTCCGATCTGGAGCGGTTCAAGCTCCATCCGAAGTTCCGGGGAATCCGTCCGATGCTGCAGGGCATCGAGGATGCGTTTTGTATTCTTCAGCCCGAGGCGATCCGCACGCTCGAGATGCTGCCGGACCTTGGCTTGCGCTTCGATGCGCTTGTCCAACCGCGCCACCTGCCGGTGATATCGGCGCTCGCTGACCGCTTGCCCTCCCTGCCGATCGTTGTTGATCACGGAGCAAAACCGTTCATTGGCAAAGGAATCCTCGAGCCCTGGCGCGCTGACATGGCAGCGCTCGCCCGGCGGCCGAATGTCTGCGTCAAGCTCTCCGGACTGGTGACCGAAGCGGGGAGCGGTTGGACGGTCGACGAGCTGAAACCCTATGCAGGCTATCTGATCGAGATTTTCGGACCGCAGCGCGTCATGTTCGGCAGCGACTGGCCGGTTGTTAATCTCGATGCAAGCTATGAGCAGTGGTGGCTGGCTGCAAACGAACTGCTGCGGAACCTCGACGAAAGCGCGCGCCAGGCTGTTTTCCGCACGAGCGCGGCGCGCTTCTACGGGATTGATCTTGAAGGGCAGGTTCGGGCAAGCGGCTTTACCTAGTATCAAGCCATCCATGACACGGTTAGGGCTTGCCCTGCCGGGAGGGAGGCATATTTGTTGCGTCGCACAAGAAAAGTGCTACTGTTTGCCTCGCTTGCGGACACGCGGACACAAAGAACAGAATGCAAGGTTGCGTCCGGTTGGGAGCGGCGTTGTCGTCTACGGTAACAAGGAGAACGCTTCCGATGTTTTACCAGCTTTATGAGCTCAATCATGCGATGATGGCTCCTTGGCGCGCCGCGGCGGATGCCATGCGGCTGGCCTACGCCAATCCGCTCAATCCCATTGCCCACACCTATTTCGGCCGCATGGCCGCCGCTGGCCTCGAAGTTTTCGAGCGCACGACCCGTCGCTACGGCAAGCCGGAATTTGGTCTGCCGGAAACGATCGTCGATGGAACGTCTGTTGCCGTCAATGAGCGCATCGTCTGGCGCGAGCCCTTCTGCAACCTCATCCATTTCGAACGTGCAGTACCGAAAACCAGGACGGCCGATCCCAGGGTGCTGATCGTCGCGCCGATGTCCGGACACTATGCGACGCTGCTGCGTGGCACTGTCGAAGCGCTGTTGCCGCAATCGGATGTCTATATCACCGACTGGATCGATGCCCGTATGGTGCCGCTGACCGAGGGCACCTTCGACCTCGATGACTACATCGATTACGTCATCCAGATGCTGCATTTCCTCGGACCCGACACCCATGTGATCGCCGTCTGCCAGCCGGCGGTTCCGGTACTCGCCGCCGTGGCGCTGATGGAAGCGAATGACGATCCGCTGTCGCCGTCCTCGATGACGCTGATGGGCGGCCCGATCGACACGCGCATCAACCCGACCTCGGTCAACCAGCTCGCCGAAGACAAGCCGATCAAATGGTTCCGTGACAATGTCATCATGCCGGTGCCGTTCCCGCAGCCGGCTTCATGCGTCCGGTTTATCCCGGCTTCCTGCAGCTTTCCGGCTTCATGTCGATGAATCTTGACCGCCACCTGACCGCGACGAAGGAGTTCTTCGCACACCTTGTTAAGAATGACGGCGACGCCGCCGAAAAGCACCGCGACTTCTACGATGAATATATGGCCGTCATGGATCTGACGGCGGAGTTCTACCTCCAGACGGTCGAGACCGTCTTCATACGCCATGCCCTTCCGAAGGGCGAGATGATGCATCGCGACCGCCGCGTCGACACGACCGCGATCCGCAAGGTCGCACTGCTCACGGTCGAGGGCGAGAACGACGATATCTCCGGCGTCGGCCAGACGAAGGCGGCGCAGACGATCTGCACGAATATCCCCGAGAACATGCGCATGCACCACATGCAGCCGGATGTCGGCCACTACGGCGTCTTCAACGGATCGCGGTTCCGTCGCGAGATTGCGCCGCGCATCACCGCGTTCCAGCGTGAGCATGCCCGCCGCGCCAAGCCGCCGGTGCCGCGGGTAATCAAGGGCGGAAAGACGGCCTGATCCGGCTTATATCGATTTCATCGGTCGATATCAGGGGTTTGCTGGAATCTGCGAAGGTTTGTCTTGCAGAGCGGCAGACCCCTTCCCATCTCGTTATAAGCGGGCCCGAAGGAGAGGCCCACTTTTAGCGAGGACTTCTGAACATGAACCAATCTGCATTGATCCGTCCGGACTGGACGCCAGCGACCATTGCCATGATGGTGCTCGGTTTCGTGGTTTTCTGGCCGCTTGGTCTTGCCATGCTTGCCTATATCCTGTTCGGCGAAAGGCTGAAATCCTTCAAGAAGGACGCCAATTCGACCGTCGACGGCGTCTTTTCGTCGTTCAAGCGTGGCGGGGGCCGCGGCTTCTGCGGTCCGCAATTCCGCACCGGAAACGTCGCCTTTGACGATTGGCGCGAAGCAGAGCTTGCCCGCCTCGACGAGGAACGCCGCAAGCTCGATGAAATGCGCCAACAGTTCGACGACTATGTTCGCGAGCTGCGCCGCGCCAAGGACCAGGAAGAATTCGACCGCTTCATGCGCGAACGCAATTCCGGCGGTTCCGGCTCGGTGCCGGGCTTTCCCGGCCGTTGATCGCAGCGGTGAGATAAACGACAAAACCGGCGTCCTACCAGATGCCGGTTTTTCTTTTTGATAGGGATCCGCGCCGCCAATGCGAATCATGCGTCCTTCAAACGAATCGGTTATCACATCTTCATGTTCTCTTTGCTTCGCAAGTCACGCCAAGCCAAGCTCCCGCCACCCCCAGTGCAGCGGACGATAGACGTTGCCGGCAAGGCGATGCCGCTGACCATCCGTCAGAATGCCCGCGCCACGCGGATGACGCTGCGGATCGAGCCCGGCGGCCGGGCGTTGAAGATGACGATCCCGGCCGGACTGCCGGAGCGTGAAATCAATGCCTTTCTCGACCGGCACCAAGGCTGGCTGATGACCAAACTCGCGCGGTTTTCCGGCGAAAGCGTTCTGGAAGAGGGCGGCACCATCCTGCTACGCGGCGTTGCCCACCGGATCG
This genomic window contains:
- a CDS encoding aldo/keto reductase → MQTRRIGRTDLSVTEYSFGTAPLGGMYRACPRETAMETLAAAWDTGLRFFDTAPWYGFGLAERRVGDFLRDKPKGSYVLSTKVGRVQRPVADDKVPSYGFVNPLPFDTDYDYSYDGIMRSVDFSYARLGLNRIDVLFVHDIGVYTHGAERNRVYLRQLFDGGLRALEELKSSGAISAYGLGVNEVPVCLDVMREADLDCILLAGRYTLLDRTATAELLPLCEKKKTSLVVGGVFNSGILATGPVEGSHFDYMPANREVLDKVGALERIAQSQGLPLAAPAIQFPLQNPVVASVLLGTAKPSSLTRNMELTERRLQPDDFAPYDAYTLVAPELGTEAVRV
- a CDS encoding RbsD/FucU domain-containing protein codes for the protein MLKGIHPLLGPDLLHAIRTMGHGDEIVVGDANFPASSIGPKVVRADGVDALSITEAILAHMPLDTFAAESAWRMEVVGDPAAEPEVCVEFQKLVHKLAGNFKVVPIERFAFYERARKAAYIVATTEFRLYGNIILKKGVVRPEELYRV
- a CDS encoding ABC transporter substrate-binding protein, whose product is MTLMKHILTRRAFTSLAGAAVFATMMPMTSFAQDVTIPIIVKDTTSFYWQIVLAGARAAGKDLGVNVPELGAQAESDINGQISILENAVAGSPAAVVISPTEFKALGKPIDEAAKSVPIIGIDSAADSKAFSSFLTTDNTQGGRIAADGLAAAIKEATGKEEGEIAIITNLPGVGSLDQRHNGFMEQIAAKYPGLKVVADKYADGQATTGLNMMTDLITANPNLVGVFASNLIMAQGVGQAIAENKLGDKIKVIGFDSDEKTVGFLKEGVLAGLVVQDPYRMGYDGVKTALAVSKGEKVEANVDTGANLVTKANMADPKIDALLNPKVN
- a CDS encoding sugar ABC transporter ATP-binding protein, whose protein sequence is MTGLYDVSHRHEEGAATVARHPVPRGQPILELRGLQKKYGAVEALKPASLTFLCGEIHAIVGENGAGKSTLIKLLTGVIRRTSGEVFWCGEPVQLSNPTEAIARGINAVHQEVVLCPHLSVAANMFLGDEMNKNGLMRKRAMTDAAQAVLNDLGFNLPAAAILSSLTIGQQQLVATARAAMRGTQFLIFDEPTAYLTRQESAQLFRLIRRLQAEGVTIVYISHRMEEVFELADRVSVLRDGTHVGTRKISETNDAELIALMINRTIEQIYHKEALPIGATIVETRGLTGPGFEDVSLSVRAGEIVGLYGLIGAGRSEFALGLYGRQPVTSGEIYWEGKKVEIRNERQAMDLGIALAPESRRDQGLCLNLPIGLNINLPVFDRLTSGFTINRRREIENADRQIKDLKIKTPTRRVLASAMSGGNQQKIVIGKWLSHGAKLFIFDEPTVGVDVGTKAEIYRLFARLLEQGAGIILISSYLPEVYELADRLHVFRQGKLVASHSYRGGSHEDVLTQAIGV
- a CDS encoding ABC transporter permease, which encodes MTVEATTEAAPVPKRGMNILFGLTLLGLLLFLWLVLGIATNSFWTPNNISNLLRQGAMTAILAVGQTFVIITAGIDLSVGAVVGFASVAVAWLLAAGVPLWLAMIITLLIGVLIGAFHAFGIVRMGLPAFIITLATLTSLRGIGLLITNGSTISISNEAFTNFSRADFLGVPSLFWMVIVVAIPAYVFLHLSRWGRYLFAVGSNSEAARLSGVNVNRTIYLAYILSSTCAAFVGLLLASRIGIGNATQAEGWELQAIASSVIGGTSLFGAVGSVQGPLLGAFILATINNGANLLNVNSFWQRIITGALIIVIVYFDQLRRRGSR
- a CDS encoding zinc-binding alcohol dehydrogenase family protein, translated to MKAAICLEPGRLDIIDRPVLPVPPKGWARLAVSHVGICGTDYHIFEGKHPYLEYPRVMGHEISARVIESGQGVSLEPGTPVIVNPYLSCGTCVACRKNKPNCCTAIKVLGVHTDGAFCEEILVPQGNLYPAGDLSLEAAATVEFLAIGAHAVRRSLAPAGSRALVIGAGPIGLGTALFSRIAGHEVTLLDASVERLDMAADRLGFTHGIRAGDGALDAVLAVTGGDGFDVVFDATGFGGSMEKSFAFVAHGGCLVFVSVVKDDIRFSDPEFHKREMMLVGSRNATRQDFEHVAASIRAGRVPVEALITHRTTLNDVVNDLPRWAHEKAGLIKAVVQVSP
- a CDS encoding amidohydrolase family protein; amino-acid sequence: MTRIDAHQHYWTLGLGHNDWPPPELAPIYRDFTPDDLMPHLAAAGITKTVLVQAAPNLAETEFLLELAQCEETVAAVVGWVDVWSPTARSDLERFKLHPKFRGIRPMLQGIEDAFCILQPEAIRTLEMLPDLGLRFDALVQPRHLPVISALADRLPSLPIVVDHGAKPFIGKGILEPWRADMAALARRPNVCVKLSGLVTEAGSGWTVDELKPYAGYLIEIFGPQRVMFGSDWPVVNLDASYEQWWLAANELLRNLDESARQAVFRTSAARFYGIDLEGQVRASGFT
- a CDS encoding DUF2852 domain-containing protein — encoded protein: MNQSALIRPDWTPATIAMMVLGFVVFWPLGLAMLAYILFGERLKSFKKDANSTVDGVFSSFKRGGGRGFCGPQFRTGNVAFDDWREAELARLDEERRKLDEMRQQFDDYVRELRRAKDQEEFDRFMRERNSGGSGSVPGFPGR